One Deltaproteobacteria bacterium genomic window, AGAAACCTTCGCCCGCAACCTGGAGCGGCTGCTGAAGTTCAGGGGGTTCGACACCGCCGTGGCCCTGGATGGATACAGCGCCCTTGCCTCGCTGCAGGACCCGTCCGGATTCGACGTCGTGGTCCTGGATGTCAAAATGCCCGGGATGGACGGCATCGCCACCCTCAAACAGATCAGGAAAAGCCGCCCCAAGGTGGAGGTGATTATGCTCACCGGCCACGCTACCGTGGAGTCCGGTGTCCAGTCCATTCGTGAAGGCGCCTACGACTACCTGATGAAGCCCTGCGACATCGAGGATCTTGCGGAAAAAATCAGGGAGGCCTGCCGGGTGGAGCAGATCAGGAACAAGCCGGTGCTCTGGCCCCGCAACCGCGTCAAGGAGATCACCTGGCCCGTTTTTTTCAAGCTGCGGACCACGGACCGGCTGCAAAGGGCATTTAACCTGTTTAACCGGGAGAAACGGCTGCCGGCCTGGGAATCTCTCTACATCCTGGACCGTGCGGACCACCTAGTGGGCACCGTCAAGCGCAGCGACCTGATCCAGGCCGCCCGGCAAAAGGTTCCGGACAAGCCCATCGACTGGTCGGACCTGAAGTGCGACCCGGAATTGCTCCCCGATATGGACATTGCAGCCGTCATGCGCACCGGCCCGCACATAACCACCCACCCCGAAGAAGCGTTGACAACGGCCGCCCGGCGGATGATCGAGCACAACATTCGCTGTATGCCGGTTGTGGACAACGACAGGGTCAGGGGATTTATCCGGCTACAGGATATATTTCAACATGCAAACGACACCAGCCAATGATTTTCCCTATTTCAGAAAATTGTGGCGCAGCATTACCGCCGCACTGTTCGCTGCCGCATTTGCCCCGTTGATTCTGATCGGCGGCAGCATGTACTACTATGCGGTTTCGGCGCAGAAGGAGCAAACCGTCACGGCGCTCAGCAGGGAGGTCTATCTCCACCAGAAGGCCATCGACAGCTTTTTAAAAGAGCGCATCCTGGATCTCAAGTCCATGGCCGAAACCAGCGACTTGTGGGAACTGATTCAGCCGGGTGCCCTGCAGAAAGTGTTCAACGCCCTGCAGCCCGGAGCGAACCAAACGCTCTACACCGATCTGGGTATCATCGACCAGGATGGACGGCATGTGGCCTATGTGGGCCCCTACGATCTGATCTCCCGCAATTATAAGAATACGGACTGGTTCCCCGCCGTCATGGCCTCCGATGCCTATATCAGCGATCTTTTCGGCGGCTTCCGCAATGTTCCCCATTTCATCGTCGCCGTGAAAACGAGGCAGAACGACCGCGACTGGATCATGCGGGCCACGATCAAGGCGGAATACTTCAACCGCATGCTCTTCGAGGCGTTCGGTACAAAAGGCGATGAAGTGATGCTGGTCAACCGCCGGGGTGACTACCAATGGATTCCCCACCGGCAGGATCTCATGATGACACCGTCGGGCCTGGAGATTCCCGGACATTTCGACGGCTACCGGATCGCACCGAACGGTTCGAAGCTGACAGTCATGGCCTGGCTCGACAATGTGCCCTGGCTCTGCGTGGTCCGGATGGACAGAAGAGCGATTTTCGCTCCCTTGAACCGCCAGCGCAATGTGGGCATTTTCGTCTTCATCCTGGGGGCCATACTGATCGGTCTGACCATTTTGCTGACAACCAATTACCTTGTACAACGGCTGGAAGATAAACGCAGCAAAATCAACCTTATGAGCCAGCACCTCCGCCAGGCCAACCGGATGACCCTGTCGCTTCACCTCTATGAAGGCTTTTTCCGTCAAATGAACGATTGCCTGGCAAACATCGGCAGTGCCGCGGAATGGATCGGCCAGATCAACCGGGAAGGAGGACGCCACGATGAGATACGCCGCGATATCGAAGCCAGCCTCGTCCAGATTCACGGTGAAATCAAGCGTTCCCAAAAGACCCTCCAGGAGCTTTCTCACTTCAGCCGGACAGAGGACCCCATCGTGCGCCGGGTGGACGTCAACGCCATGCTCGAAGAACTGGTCGACCTGTTCCGGCGGGAATTCTATTTCAAGGCCGTCGGCCTTAATAAGGACTTTGAAAACGACCTGCCCTGGGTCCGCTGCGAGCCGCAGCTGCTGCGCCAGGTGTTTCAGAACCTGATGGTCAACGCCCTGGAGGCTGTCGGGAAAAACGGAGAAATTCACCTGAAAACCCGCACCCAGGGCGCCATGATCCAGATCACCGTTGCAGACACCGGCAGGGGCGTGCCGCCGGATCTCGCGGAGACGCTCTTTGACCCGCTTGTCAGTCACCAACCGGGCAAACTTGGCCTGGGACTCGCCATCTGCAAGGATTTGCTGACAAAAATGGGTGGTGACATCCGGCTGTTGCATAATTCCGGACAAGGCGCTGCATTCATGGTTGACCTCCCCCATGCTTAAAAAGGAACACATCCGCCAGGCCATCCAGGGCATTGCCGCCCGGGACCCGGATATCGGTTACACCCTGGACACCATGCTGGGCATGGGCCGCATCACCCCCGCCCGCTCCGCCCCCCATACGAAAACAGACGCGGGAAGCGGCGGGGATTTTCAGTTTCTGTTCGACGGAGAACCGGTGGCGGTCAGGCGGATCATTTTCTTCAATACCGGCCCGCCCTACCTTGAAGAACTGCTCCTGATCCAATACGGGCGAATGCTGAAAAAGCAGTCCTATGCCCGAAAGGGTGCCGGGGTCGCATTCCAGAAGGCCGCCCGCGAGATCAACACCTTCGGCCTCGAGTTCATGGTGCGCCACAAAATTGACCAGGCATTGGCCCAATTGCGGCAAGACGGCCGCGCTCGGGGCCAAGGTGCCGCCGCCGGGGGCGAGCATGGCTCCGGCGGCCGCCACCAGCAGAGCATCCGTCGCCTGGAAATGCTGAGAAAAAACGAAGCCAGCGATTCGACGCTTCTGCAACTGGCGTCCGCCAAGCCCCCCCCGGAAAACTGTTTCCGGGGCCTGCTCGCTGACGAGACCCCCGCTTTTTTTATGCCGTTTCCCTTTTGCATGGAGGCCCTGACCCAGTCCGCGGACCTGAACCTGGAATTTTTTCACGTGGGGTTCCTGCTGGACTGCCTCGGCCGGGGAGTGGCGGACAACCTCTATGCCTGCCTCGTGGACAGGCGCCTCATGGGCATGGTCTATCTGACCCTGAAAAAGGCCTACACAACCCGAACGCTAAAGATCCAATACATTGCCTCGGCGCGCGCGCGGGCGGGCACGGAAACCCTCGAGCCCACAACGGCGCTGAAAGGTGTGGGCACCCTGCTGGTAGCCGGTGTCTGGATGGTGTGGAAAAACCGACATCCACAAATCAGAGAGCTGGCCCTCGATTCGGAAGTCGGGGCCCGGCAGTTCTATGAGGGCATCGGGTTTCAGCCCCGCGGATTGTCCGGGCTGTTCCTGAAAAAACCGCAGGGACGCCTGGCAGCCGCCATCGTGAATATGGCCGCTCACCGCCGGGAAATGCCTGCAAACCTGATCAGCGAGATTCAAGCCGTCGTCAGGGACCAGGCTAAAATTCTGGCGAAACGGGACTTCTTGCGAAGGAAAAACAGGCGGGAAATGTCCCTGGAGGCAATCAAGGCCTGTTTCAAGCCGGGAATTCCAAACGCTATCCGGTCGACGGCCGGCGACGAGGTGAACCGGCACCGCCGCTCCATACCGGAATATGCAGAGCTGCTGAAACTGATGGGAGAGCCGTGATGGAACCTCTATTGGCCGTTGTCAGCGATTCACGCTACCGCCTTCACCTGGAAAACATGTCTCACCTGGAAAGCCCGCGGCGGCTGCAGGCCCTGGATGCCATTCTGCAGCATGCCCCCTTCGCTAAGCGGTGGATGGGAGTGGAGCCGCGCCTGGCAACGGTCGAAGAAATCGGCTGGATCCATTCGGCAGCCTACATCCAAAAGGTCGAAAAAACATCGGGGTGTCAGCTGTCGTCCTTCGACATCGACACTCAGGCCAGCGCCCGCTCTTATGACACCGCCCGTCTCGCCGTAGGCGGCGTGTTTGCGATGCTGGATGAAATCATTCGTGGGAGGGTGCGGCGGGGGTTTGCGTGTATCAGACCCCCGGGCCATCATGCGGAAAAGGAAAAAGCCATGGGGTTCTGCATATTCAACAATGCAGCCCTGGGCGCACGCTATCTGCAGACGTGTTACGGTCTTGAAAAAATCATGATCGTCGATATCGACGCCCATCACGGCAACGGCATTCAGTCCGCCTTTTACGACAGCCCGGCGGTGCTTTACACATCCTGGCATCAATTTCCCGGCTTTCCCGGAACCGGCAATTTGAACGAAATGGGGAACGGCCCGGGGCTGGGATTCACGGTCAACATTCCCCTGGGCAAGGGGCAGGGGAACCGCGATTTTGCCAGGATTATCCGTTATCTGATACGCCCGTTGGCGTTGGCGTATCGGCCGCAAGTCCTGCTGGTCCCCTGTGGTTTCGACCTATACCGGCGCGACCGCTTAGCCGGCATGGCCTGCACGCCGGAGGGCTACGCCCTGCTGGCCCGGCTTTTAATCCAGATAGCTGAAACGGTCTGCCAGGGTCGCATCGGTTTTATCATGGAAGGCGGCTACAGCTTAAGAGGCATCGAGGCCTGCGGCCTGCGCCTTTTGCAGGAGCTCTGCGACCTGCCCACCCTGCCCGAAAAAACCCTGTGCAATGCCGGTCTGTCCCGCCCCCTGCCCTTTTCCACCCTTTACAAGGTCATTCAGGTACAGAGGGCCCACTGGCCGTCACTACGGTAACCTACTTTTTTTTGGGAAAAACATCGAACACCGCCCGGGGTGATTCCACTACCTTGTGGATGTTCGACTGCATATCGACTTTCTGGGCATCGTCCTTCTTTTTCCAGGCGCCCTCGATCTTTTCCACCAGTTCGTCGATTTCACAGGGTTTGGTCAGGTAGTCGTAGGCCCCCAACTTAATGGCTTCCAGAGCGGTATCGATGGACCCATGGCCGGTCAAAATCAACGTCTCGGTGAAAAGTCCCAATTTCTTTATCTCCTGCAGCGTCGCAATGCCGTCCATGCCCGGCATTTTAAGATCCAAAACAATGACGTCGAAGGACGCTTCCTCCAGTGCATCGATGGCGGTGCTGCCCCGGTTGACCGCGGTGACCCGGTACCCGCGGCTGTTCAATAGCCTCGACATGTTGTTCGTAAAAATTTCTTCATCGTCCACCAGTAAAATTTTGGCTCCAATCATTTTTACGTCTCCTTTTTAGGCAACATGGAAAACTCCCCGCAGCAGCCGGCCAAAGGGGGGCCGCCCTGTGTGGAATGGATCTGTTTCGCCTCTCAACGTTTACCTGGACTCAAGCGGCAACCTCCTTTGCCAACTCCCCGGGGGGACGCAGGGGAAGCCACAACTCGAACTCGGTCTTTCCGGGTTGGCTGGTCACACGGATATCTCCTCCCAGGCGCTGTATAATGCTGTAGCACACCGACAGACCCAGTCCGGTCCCCTTGCCCACCGGCTTGGTGGTAAAAAAGGGATCGAATATTTTTTCCAGGTGTTCCGGACGGATGCCCGCACCGGTATCGGCAACAACGACCCGTACCCCCTGCCTGGCTTCATCGGTCCGGGTGGTTATGTTGATGGCGCCGTAGGGCATACCCTCGTGGGCGTCCCTGGCATTGGTGACCAGGTTCAGAAAAACCTGCTGCAGCTGCGAGGGGTCGGTCTGGATCTCCGGCAGGTCTTCCGCCAGATCCGAAAAAAACCGGATGCCCTCGGAGCGGGCTTCCCGTTCCATCAGCTCCACAATTTCACCGACAAACCCGTTCAGGTCGATGGGCTCGATCATCGATTGCGTCCGCCGGGAAAAGCGCAGCAGGTTCTGGGTAATCCGCTTGCATCGCTGAATCTGCGTGTCTATTTGTGCCAGTGAATTTAAAAACTGTGATTTGAACGCCGCGTCCATGTCGGCAACGCGGCTGCCCTCGTCCAGCAGAATCTGTCGCTCGGTGAGGATGATGGCCAGCGGATTGTTGATCTCATGGGCGACACCGGCGCTGAGCTGCCCGATTGCGGCCATTTTGCTGGCCT contains:
- a CDS encoding response regulator; translation: MIGAKILLVDDEEIFTNNMSRLLNSRGYRVTAVNRGSTAIDALEEASFDVIVLDLKMPGMDGIATLQEIKKLGLFTETLILTGHGSIDTALEAIKLGAYDYLTKPCEIDELVEKIEGAWKKKDDAQKVDMQSNIHKVVESPRAVFDVFPKKK
- a CDS encoding histone deacetylase; translation: MEPLLAVVSDSRYRLHLENMSHLESPRRLQALDAILQHAPFAKRWMGVEPRLATVEEIGWIHSAAYIQKVEKTSGCQLSSFDIDTQASARSYDTARLAVGGVFAMLDEIIRGRVRRGFACIRPPGHHAEKEKAMGFCIFNNAALGARYLQTCYGLEKIMIVDIDAHHGNGIQSAFYDSPAVLYTSWHQFPGFPGTGNLNEMGNGPGLGFTVNIPLGKGQGNRDFARIIRYLIRPLALAYRPQVLLVPCGFDLYRRDRLAGMACTPEGYALLARLLIQIAETVCQGRIGFIMEGGYSLRGIEACGLRLLQELCDLPTLPEKTLCNAGLSRPLPFSTLYKVIQVQRAHWPSLR
- a CDS encoding sensor histidine kinase — protein: MQTTPANDFPYFRKLWRSITAALFAAAFAPLILIGGSMYYYAVSAQKEQTVTALSREVYLHQKAIDSFLKERILDLKSMAETSDLWELIQPGALQKVFNALQPGANQTLYTDLGIIDQDGRHVAYVGPYDLISRNYKNTDWFPAVMASDAYISDLFGGFRNVPHFIVAVKTRQNDRDWIMRATIKAEYFNRMLFEAFGTKGDEVMLVNRRGDYQWIPHRQDLMMTPSGLEIPGHFDGYRIAPNGSKLTVMAWLDNVPWLCVVRMDRRAIFAPLNRQRNVGIFVFILGAILIGLTILLTTNYLVQRLEDKRSKINLMSQHLRQANRMTLSLHLYEGFFRQMNDCLANIGSAAEWIGQINREGGRHDEIRRDIEASLVQIHGEIKRSQKTLQELSHFSRTEDPIVRRVDVNAMLEELVDLFRREFYFKAVGLNKDFENDLPWVRCEPQLLRQVFQNLMVNALEAVGKNGEIHLKTRTQGAMIQITVADTGRGVPPDLAETLFDPLVSHQPGKLGLGLAICKDLLTKMGGDIRLLHNSGQGAAFMVDLPHA
- a CDS encoding response regulator, which translates into the protein MDKGIRVLLVDDEETFARNLERLLKFRGFDTAVALDGYSALASLQDPSGFDVVVLDVKMPGMDGIATLKQIRKSRPKVEVIMLTGHATVESGVQSIREGAYDYLMKPCDIEDLAEKIREACRVEQIRNKPVLWPRNRVKEITWPVFFKLRTTDRLQRAFNLFNREKRLPAWESLYILDRADHLVGTVKRSDLIQAARQKVPDKPIDWSDLKCDPELLPDMDIAAVMRTGPHITTHPEEALTTAARRMIEHNIRCMPVVDNDRVRGFIRLQDIFQHANDTSQ